In one Sphingobacterium daejeonense genomic region, the following are encoded:
- a CDS encoding RNA polymerase sigma factor: MNQTLEQEFVSLLEDNQNILHKICKLYTADLASHQDLFQEMVIQLWKSYPKFKGDSKFSTWAYRVSLNTAISLYRGRKTKIETVDWDYSLTNIRYEEYNSETEDQLKYLYDAVRQLNDIDKALVYMYLEDKDYTEISETLGISEVNARVKMNRIKSKLKQMLTKKGVV; the protein is encoded by the coding sequence ATGAATCAAACCCTAGAGCAAGAATTTGTGAGTCTTTTGGAGGATAATCAGAACATCCTTCATAAGATCTGCAAGCTATATACCGCAGACTTGGCTTCACATCAGGATCTGTTCCAGGAGATGGTGATTCAACTATGGAAATCATACCCAAAATTCAAGGGTGATTCTAAGTTTTCAACATGGGCGTATCGAGTTTCTTTGAACACCGCGATCTCGCTATACCGTGGCAGGAAAACTAAAATTGAAACAGTGGATTGGGATTATTCATTAACCAATATTCGTTACGAAGAGTACAATTCAGAAACTGAGGACCAGCTTAAATACTTATATGATGCTGTTAGACAGCTCAATGACATCGACAAGGCATTGGTATATATGTATCTGGAGGACAAGGATTACACGGAGATTTCAGAGACATTGGGGATCAGCGAGGTAAATGCTCGAGTAAAAATGAATCGAATTAAAAGCAA
- the radA gene encoding DNA repair protein RadA — protein MAKSKSAYFCQSCGYESPKWLGQCPSCKQWNTFVEEVVEKASSRVPEWRSTTSTPGVQKRANKAAVIHEIVYSEEQRIHAPDKEFNRVLGGGIVPGSLVLIGGEPGIGKSTLMLQLALSIPKVKTLYISGEESEQQIKMRAERLSQNSNANCYILTETSMQNIFKQIDQVEPNVVVIDSIQTLHSAQIESAPGSVSQVRECTAELLRFAKETNTPVFIVGHITKDGSIAGPKVLEHMVDTVLQFEGDRNHVYRILRAVKNRFGSSSELGIYEMQGSGLREVSNPSEIMLSQREEQVSGIAVAAMLEGMRPLMIEVQALVSNSAYGTPQRSSTGFDTKRLNMLLAVLEKRFGFRLSAQDVFLNIAGGLRVEDPAIDLAVIAAIISSQQDIALESNITFAGEVGLSGEIRAVNRIEQRIQEAEKLGFEQIFISKYNTKGLDIKRYQILVRPVATLEDIFRILFG, from the coding sequence ATGGCAAAATCAAAATCAGCATATTTCTGTCAATCCTGTGGATATGAATCTCCTAAATGGCTAGGTCAATGTCCTTCATGTAAACAGTGGAATACTTTCGTAGAGGAAGTTGTGGAAAAGGCATCCAGCAGAGTGCCTGAATGGAGAAGCACAACCTCAACCCCAGGTGTACAGAAAAGAGCAAACAAAGCTGCAGTAATACATGAAATCGTATATTCTGAAGAACAAAGAATCCATGCTCCAGACAAAGAATTCAATCGCGTACTGGGAGGAGGAATTGTACCTGGATCGTTGGTCCTGATCGGAGGGGAACCCGGAATCGGTAAATCAACTCTAATGTTACAACTTGCATTATCAATTCCGAAAGTCAAAACACTTTATATCTCAGGCGAGGAAAGCGAACAGCAAATAAAAATGAGGGCCGAACGGTTGTCACAAAACTCAAATGCTAATTGCTATATATTGACGGAAACGTCAATGCAGAATATCTTTAAACAGATTGACCAAGTGGAACCCAATGTCGTTGTCATTGATTCTATCCAAACGCTGCACTCGGCACAGATTGAATCAGCACCCGGCTCGGTTTCCCAGGTCAGAGAATGTACCGCTGAATTGTTGCGCTTCGCAAAAGAAACAAATACACCGGTATTTATAGTCGGCCATATCACCAAGGACGGATCTATCGCCGGACCAAAAGTATTGGAACATATGGTGGATACGGTTTTGCAGTTTGAAGGAGATCGGAACCATGTATACCGTATTTTACGAGCAGTAAAAAACAGATTTGGATCATCCTCGGAATTAGGAATTTATGAAATGCAGGGTTCTGGATTAAGAGAAGTTTCCAATCCTTCAGAAATTATGCTTTCCCAAAGAGAAGAGCAGGTCAGTGGAATTGCTGTAGCGGCCATGTTAGAGGGTATGAGGCCCTTAATGATTGAAGTGCAGGCACTGGTCTCAAATTCAGCGTATGGAACGCCACAGCGAAGCTCTACAGGTTTTGATACAAAGAGATTGAACATGTTGCTGGCAGTCCTGGAAAAAAGATTCGGATTCAGATTGAGTGCACAGGATGTATTCTTGAATATTGCAGGTGGATTGAGAGTCGAAGACCCAGCAATTGACCTCGCCGTTATTGCTGCAATCATCTCTTCGCAACAAGATATAGCTTTGGAATCTAATATTACATTTGCCGGTGAAGTAGGCCTCTCCGGGGAAATAAGAGCTGTAAATAGAATTGAACAAAGAATTCAAGAAGCAGAAAAATTAGGGTTCGAACAGATTTTTATTTCGAAATACAACACCAAAGGATTAGATATTAAAAGATATCAGATATTGGTCAGACCAGTGGCAACATTAGAGGATATATTCAGAATATTATTTGGCTAA
- a CDS encoding TlpA disulfide reductase family protein yields MKKTMLAVLAAVPSLLFAQEDFSIKGTLKNVDAPAKVYLMYVDGGQRHIDSANVEKGQFTYNGIVAEPTQAQLILSADGKSLRELSNPDMTMLYLAKGVINVNGETLAASEVTGNEINKDFAKYKTSIKGVTDQFAALNKEFQAASPEQQQDEAFVGGLQAKAQGLFDQQKKINEEYVKANPNSYVTLGLLEEMVSAENVNDVVVPTYDKLSGALKNTTKGKALAAKIDKLKKVAIGSVAPEIALPDTSGNVVKLSSLRGKYVLIDFWASWCGPCRHENPTVVAAFNKFKDKNFTVFGVSLDRESGKADWLQAIKDDNLTGWPQVSDLKFWQSEVVDLYGIEGIPQNFLLDPEGKIIATNLRGPALEAKLAEVIK; encoded by the coding sequence ATGAAAAAAACAATGTTAGCTGTATTGGCAGCGGTCCCATCATTGCTATTTGCGCAAGAGGATTTCTCCATAAAGGGAACTTTGAAAAATGTGGATGCGCCAGCGAAAGTGTATTTGATGTATGTAGACGGCGGGCAGCGCCATATTGATTCTGCTAACGTTGAAAAAGGACAATTTACCTACAATGGTATTGTTGCCGAACCAACACAAGCACAATTGATATTATCTGCCGATGGAAAATCACTTCGCGAACTTAGCAACCCTGATATGACTATGCTTTATTTAGCAAAGGGAGTTATCAATGTGAATGGTGAGACATTAGCTGCGTCGGAAGTCACAGGAAATGAAATCAACAAAGATTTTGCAAAATATAAAACCTCTATCAAGGGTGTTACGGATCAATTTGCCGCTTTAAACAAGGAGTTTCAAGCAGCAAGCCCGGAACAACAACAAGATGAAGCATTTGTAGGTGGACTGCAAGCAAAAGCGCAAGGACTATTTGACCAACAAAAGAAAATCAATGAGGAATATGTGAAAGCAAACCCAAATAGCTATGTTACTTTGGGCTTGTTGGAAGAAATGGTAAGCGCTGAGAATGTAAATGACGTAGTTGTTCCAACCTATGATAAATTATCTGGAGCATTGAAAAACACGACTAAGGGAAAAGCTTTGGCAGCCAAGATCGATAAACTTAAAAAAGTTGCAATCGGTTCAGTTGCACCTGAAATTGCGTTGCCTGATACTTCGGGAAATGTTGTTAAGCTATCCTCTTTACGTGGAAAATATGTGCTGATTGATTTTTGGGCAAGTTGGTGTGGACCTTGTAGACATGAAAACCCTACAGTAGTAGCTGCTTTCAACAAATTCAAGGATAAAAATTTCACTGTATTTGGGGTTTCATTGGACCGCGAGTCAGGCAAAGCAGATTGGTTGCAAGCGATTAAAGATGACAACCTTACTGGTTGGCCACAAGTGTCGGATTTAAAATTCTGGCAATCTGAAGTTGTTGATCTTTATGGTATCGAAGGAATTCCACAAAACTTCCTATTAGATCCAGAAGGAAAAATCATCGCGACTAACCTTCGTGGACCCGCATTAGAAGCAAAATTAGCGGAAGTAATCAAATAG
- a CDS encoding TPM domain-containing protein — protein sequence MQKASLTVKFSTKIFLSFFVGLLFHFQTYAQDFPPVATSLVTDYTNTLSSGQKQQLENKLLAFEASTTIQIAVVVMNSTGDYDIADYGDRLAQKWGVGNKKYENGILFLVALGDRAVTIRTGYGLEGAVPDAIAYRIIENEVKPAFRQGDYFKGIDDGTSAIISYTKGEYKADPKDSYSTEGGGGVPIIFIIIVIIIVISLISKSGGGGKNGGGRVMGGRGSSDLFWWTLLNSLGGGRGGDNGGGGFGGGFGGGGGGGFGGFGGGGFGGGGASGRW from the coding sequence ATGCAGAAAGCATCACTAACTGTGAAATTTTCAACTAAAATATTCCTCAGTTTCTTTGTAGGATTATTGTTTCATTTTCAAACCTATGCGCAGGATTTTCCACCTGTTGCGACGTCCTTGGTAACAGACTATACGAACACGTTATCTTCTGGACAGAAGCAACAATTGGAGAATAAGCTGTTGGCATTTGAAGCCTCTACCACGATTCAGATTGCAGTAGTGGTCATGAATAGCACTGGAGATTATGATATTGCGGACTATGGCGACCGATTAGCCCAGAAGTGGGGTGTTGGGAATAAAAAATATGAGAACGGTATTTTATTTTTAGTAGCGTTGGGGGATCGTGCTGTTACTATCCGTACTGGATATGGTCTTGAAGGTGCCGTTCCTGATGCCATTGCTTATAGGATAATAGAGAATGAAGTAAAACCAGCCTTTCGACAGGGAGATTATTTCAAAGGGATTGACGATGGCACAAGTGCCATTATTTCTTACACAAAAGGGGAATATAAGGCAGATCCTAAGGATAGCTATTCTACCGAAGGCGGTGGAGGAGTTCCTATTATATTCATTATTATCGTTATTATCATTGTTATATCACTGATTTCGAAATCCGGAGGTGGCGGTAAGAACGGCGGTGGTCGTGTTATGGGCGGTCGAGGTTCTTCAGATTTATTCTGGTGGACCTTATTGAACTCATTGGGCGGTGGCCGTGGTGGAGATAACGGTGGTGGTGGCTTTGGCGGCGGATTCGGTGGAGGCGGCGGTGGCGGCTTTGGCGGATTTGGCGGCGGAGGTTTCGGTGGCGGTGGTGCTAGCGGAAGATGGTAA
- a CDS encoding TPM domain-containing protein — protein MEIFNQEEQEQVVHAISLAENRTSGEIRLVVERRVHNMDAIDQAKYYFEKLKMHETTQRNGVLIYLATDDHQFAIIGDTGINNKVPEDFWESTKELMLGYFKKGDFAEGLIEGIQKAGDQLATYFPRRADDVNELPNDIYFGKS, from the coding sequence ATGGAGATATTCAATCAAGAAGAACAAGAGCAAGTAGTTCATGCGATAAGCCTTGCTGAGAACCGCACTTCAGGCGAAATCCGGTTGGTGGTTGAGCGTAGGGTACATAATATGGACGCTATTGATCAAGCAAAATACTATTTCGAAAAGCTGAAGATGCATGAGACCACACAAAGAAATGGTGTTCTTATTTATCTTGCCACAGATGACCATCAGTTTGCCATCATCGGCGACACGGGAATCAACAATAAGGTTCCAGAGGATTTTTGGGAATCAACCAAGGAGTTAATGCTTGGTTATTTTAAAAAGGGAGATTTTGCTGAGGGCCTAATTGAAGGCATCCAAAAAGCAGGTGATCAATTAGCCACCTATTTCCCTAGGAGAGCGGACGATGTGAATGAACTTCCGAATGATATTTATTTCGGTAAATCTTAA
- a CDS encoding LemA family protein produces the protein MKRLLIVFVGLLTALSFSSCGYNTMVSKDENVKGKWAQVENAYQRRADLIPNLVNTVKGAAQHEQGTLTAVTEARAKATSVQVDPNNLSEEAIANFQQSQDGLSQAIGRLLVSVEDYPDLKANSNFQELQAQLEGTENRISVERRAYNEAVQDYNTTVRSFPNNIMAGIFGFKAKGTFKAAEGSDKAPTVQF, from the coding sequence ATGAAAAGATTATTAATCGTATTTGTAGGTTTATTGACTGCCCTTTCATTCAGTTCTTGTGGGTACAATACCATGGTATCGAAGGATGAAAATGTAAAAGGAAAATGGGCGCAGGTTGAAAATGCTTACCAACGTAGGGCGGACTTGATCCCTAACTTAGTGAACACTGTTAAAGGAGCTGCACAGCATGAACAAGGGACTTTGACAGCAGTAACTGAGGCTCGTGCAAAAGCGACTTCTGTACAAGTAGATCCAAACAACTTGAGTGAAGAGGCAATTGCAAACTTCCAACAGTCGCAAGATGGTCTATCACAAGCTATCGGTCGTTTATTGGTTAGTGTAGAAGACTACCCGGATTTGAAAGCTAATTCAAACTTTCAGGAGTTACAAGCACAGTTAGAGGGTACTGAGAACCGCATTTCGGTTGAGCGCAGAGCTTACAATGAGGCTGTTCAGGACTACAACACTACTGTCCGTAGCTTCCCTAACAATATTATGGCTGGAATCTTTGGATTTAAGGCTAAAGGTACGTTCAAAGCTGCTGAAGGTTCTGATAAAGCACCGACAGTTCAGTTTTAA
- a CDS encoding PH domain-containing protein, whose product MPNYKSRWDNYNFFFAYGILIPVFLVMLIFSDATAKEWLMVMFSLLGGITVLLLIIYFTTSYKIDGQYLRYSSFIFFGKIKIKNINKLEVGKTMYVGMKPAFARHGIIVRYNKYDEIYISPPDNNEFVEELLKINLKSRL is encoded by the coding sequence ATGCCAAATTATAAGTCTAGATGGGACAACTATAATTTCTTTTTTGCTTACGGAATACTTATCCCAGTATTTTTGGTCATGCTCATTTTTAGCGATGCAACAGCCAAAGAATGGCTTATGGTAATGTTCTCATTGCTTGGTGGAATAACAGTTCTTTTGTTAATCATTTACTTCACAACATCTTATAAAATTGATGGCCAATATTTAAGGTATAGTAGCTTTATTTTTTTCGGTAAAATAAAGATTAAAAATATCAATAAACTAGAGGTGGGTAAAACCATGTATGTAGGAATGAAACCTGCATTTGCAAGGCATGGAATTATTGTTAGATATAATAAATACGATGAGATTTATATCTCACCACCTGATAACAATGAATTTGTAGAAGAATTACTGAAGATTAACCTGAAATCGAGGTTGTAA
- a CDS encoding SufD family Fe-S cluster assembly protein — MLKKLSPIFMASNLLADKQFVDNHTVVDHMKPHCESYEWYKNIPQDESTAVFNGKIFVREDAQKTNAFQQNNNMLIGDKSTIYTKPQLEIFADDVKCSHGCTMGQFDNDALFYLRARGIGEESARILLVHAFAFDVTSRFSDENVRNYVEELVAKGLERK, encoded by the coding sequence ATGCTGAAGAAGTTGAGTCCCATCTTTATGGCATCAAATTTATTGGCAGACAAACAATTTGTGGACAACCATACGGTCGTAGATCACATGAAACCACATTGTGAATCTTATGAATGGTACAAGAACATTCCGCAAGACGAATCTACTGCAGTATTTAACGGTAAGATTTTCGTTCGCGAGGATGCTCAAAAAACAAATGCATTTCAACAAAACAACAATATGTTGATTGGTGATAAATCAACCATCTATACTAAGCCGCAGTTAGAGATTTTTGCTGACGACGTTAAATGTTCACATGGATGTACCATGGGTCAATTTGACAACGATGCATTGTTCTATCTTCGTGCTCGTGGTATCGGTGAAGAAAGTGCACGCATTTTATTGGTGCACGCTTTTGCTTTCGATGTGACTTCGAGGTTCTCTGACGAAAATGTTAGAAACTATGTGGAGGAATTGGTAGCGAAAGGATTAGAAAGAAAATAA
- a CDS encoding SufD family Fe-S cluster assembly protein, which produces MSTLVANSLFQQLTSTFQELETSNDTSAVKALREEAFTRFHDLGFPTVKNEDWKYTNIHGLVNRNYLLNEDVDVSDLDLSAADIPGLDAHRIVLINGQYVFAFSSLEDEIGLIVKPIEEAQHEPKFQQHFAKHADKTESTTVALNTAFHTSGIFLQVNRNKVVSKPIQIVHVATGNQDFFAQTRNLYILEQNAEAEIIESFITLDGAAFNLNNKVTEIVVEENAKLQHYYLQLASNNSHYIKPY; this is translated from the coding sequence ATGAGTACACTAGTAGCAAACTCCTTATTCCAACAGTTGACATCAACATTTCAGGAATTGGAAACAAGCAATGATACGTCTGCGGTTAAGGCTCTTCGCGAGGAGGCTTTCACACGCTTTCATGATCTTGGTTTTCCAACAGTGAAGAATGAGGATTGGAAATATACGAATATCCATGGATTGGTAAACAGAAACTACTTATTAAATGAGGATGTTGATGTTTCAGATTTAGATCTTAGTGCAGCAGATATCCCAGGATTAGATGCTCACCGCATCGTGTTGATCAATGGTCAATATGTATTTGCTTTTTCATCTCTTGAGGATGAGATAGGTTTGATTGTTAAACCTATTGAAGAGGCACAACATGAACCGAAGTTCCAACAGCATTTTGCAAAACATGCTGACAAAACTGAAAGCACAACGGTTGCACTGAACACGGCATTCCATACTTCAGGGATTTTCTTGCAAGTAAACAGGAATAAAGTAGTTAGCAAGCCTATTCAGATCGTGCATGTGGCAACTGGAAATCAAGATTTCTTTGCCCAAACGCGTAATTTGTATATCCTTGAGCAAAATGCAGAAGCAGAGATCATCGAATCTTTTATCACCTTGGATGGTGCCGCTTTCAACTTGAACAACAAGGTTACTGAGATTGTGGTTGAAGAGAATGCGAAATTGCAACATTATTACTTGCAATTAGCATCCAATAATAGTCACTATATCAAACCATACTGA
- the sufC gene encoding Fe-S cluster assembly ATPase SufC, translating to MLSIKNLHASIDDKQILKGLNLEVKAGEVHAIMGPNGAGKSTLGNVLAGRDSYEVTEGEAFLDGVDLLELSPEDRAREGLFLAFQYPVEIPGVSNINFLKTAVNDIREYKGLQPMEAKDFLKMVKEKQQLVEFSANLANRSLNEGFSGGEKKRNEIFQLAMLNPKLSILDETDSGLDIDALRIVANGVNQLRSKDNAFIVITHYQRLLDYIVPDFVHVLHNGRIVKSGTKELALELEEKGYDWLKELDTQNA from the coding sequence ATGTTAAGCATTAAGAATTTGCATGCGTCGATTGACGACAAACAAATATTAAAGGGACTGAATTTAGAAGTTAAAGCCGGAGAAGTTCATGCGATCATGGGCCCTAACGGTGCTGGAAAGAGCACTTTAGGAAATGTTTTGGCCGGACGTGACTCTTACGAAGTTACTGAAGGGGAAGCTTTTCTAGATGGTGTTGATCTATTGGAATTATCACCAGAGGATCGTGCTCGTGAGGGATTGTTCTTAGCATTTCAATATCCTGTTGAAATCCCTGGGGTCTCTAACATCAACTTCTTGAAGACTGCGGTCAACGATATCCGTGAATATAAGGGATTGCAACCGATGGAAGCAAAAGACTTCTTGAAGATGGTTAAGGAAAAGCAACAATTGGTTGAGTTTTCAGCAAACTTGGCTAACCGTTCTTTGAACGAAGGATTCTCAGGAGGCGAGAAAAAACGTAATGAGATTTTCCAATTGGCGATGTTAAATCCAAAATTATCGATTTTGGATGAAACAGATTCAGGTTTGGACATCGATGCATTAAGGATTGTAGCTAATGGTGTAAACCAATTGCGTTCCAAAGACAATGCATTTATCGTCATTACACACTACCAACGTTTGTTGGATTATATCGTCCCAGATTTTGTACACGTATTGCACAATGGTCGCATTGTAAAATCGGGCACAAAAGAATTGGCATTAGAATTAGAAGAAAAAGGTTACGACTGGTTAAAAGAATTAGATACGCAAAACGCCTAA
- the sufB gene encoding Fe-S cluster assembly protein SufB — MSTKDDDLLKELELEEYKYGFTTDIEMEIAPKGLNEDTIRLISQKKNEPEWLLEWRLKAYQHFLKMSMPTWQNFKNPEVDFQDLSYYAAPKPKKQLESLDEVDPELLSTFEKLGIPLDEQKILAGVVAVDAVFDSVSVKTTFREKLKEQGVIFCSFGEAVQEHPELVKQYLGTVVPQTDNIYAALNSAVFSDGSFVYIPKGVRCPMELSTYFRINAQNTGQFERTLIIADDDSYVSYLEGCTAPMRDENQLHAAVVELIAMRNAEIKYSTVQNWYPGDKDGKGGIYNFVTKRGICKGDHSKISWTQVETGSAITWKYPGVILKGDHSVGEFYSVAMTRNKQLADTGTKMIHLGKNTRSKIISKGISAGHSHNSYRGLVRIGPNADNSRNFTQCDSLLIGDRCGAHTFPYIESKNKTATLEHEATTSKIGEDQVFYLNQRGIDSEKAVGLIVNGYAKEVLNQLPMEFAVEAQKLLAISLEGSVG, encoded by the coding sequence ATGAGCACCAAAGACGACGATTTATTAAAAGAGTTAGAGCTCGAAGAATATAAGTACGGTTTTACGACCGACATCGAGATGGAAATTGCGCCAAAAGGGCTTAACGAAGATACTATCCGATTGATTTCTCAGAAGAAAAACGAGCCGGAATGGTTATTGGAGTGGCGTTTGAAGGCCTATCAACATTTCTTGAAGATGAGCATGCCTACATGGCAGAACTTCAAGAACCCAGAAGTTGATTTTCAAGATTTATCTTACTATGCAGCTCCGAAGCCAAAGAAGCAATTGGAGAGTTTAGACGAGGTTGATCCGGAGTTATTGTCAACTTTTGAAAAGTTAGGCATTCCATTGGATGAGCAAAAGATTCTTGCGGGTGTAGTAGCTGTTGATGCAGTATTTGATTCCGTATCGGTTAAAACTACCTTTAGGGAAAAGCTGAAAGAACAAGGAGTAATTTTCTGTTCGTTTGGCGAGGCTGTTCAAGAGCATCCAGAATTAGTTAAACAATATTTAGGAACTGTTGTTCCCCAAACAGATAACATCTATGCGGCATTGAATTCTGCGGTATTTTCAGATGGTTCATTTGTTTATATTCCAAAGGGTGTTCGTTGCCCGATGGAACTATCGACCTATTTTCGTATCAATGCTCAGAATACGGGTCAGTTTGAGCGCACCTTGATCATTGCGGATGACGATTCATATGTTTCATACTTAGAGGGCTGTACAGCTCCAATGCGTGATGAGAACCAATTGCATGCTGCGGTTGTTGAATTAATTGCTATGCGCAATGCAGAGATTAAGTATTCGACTGTTCAGAACTGGTATCCTGGTGACAAAGACGGAAAAGGCGGTATCTACAACTTTGTGACGAAACGTGGTATCTGTAAAGGGGACCATTCTAAAATTTCATGGACTCAGGTTGAAACAGGTTCTGCTATTACATGGAAGTATCCAGGCGTTATCCTTAAGGGTGACCATTCCGTAGGTGAGTTCTATTCAGTTGCAATGACTAGGAACAAGCAATTAGCAGATACAGGAACAAAAATGATTCACTTAGGAAAGAATACTCGTTCGAAGATTATTTCTAAAGGTATCTCTGCTGGACACAGTCACAATAGTTACAGAGGATTGGTGAGAATTGGTCCTAACGCGGACAATTCAAGAAACTTCACACAATGTGACAGTTTATTGATTGGAGACCGCTGTGGAGCCCACACATTCCCATATATCGAGAGCAAGAACAAAACTGCTACTCTAGAGCACGAAGCGACCACATCAAAAATCGGCGAGGATCAAGTTTTCTATTTAAATCAACGTGGTATTGATTCGGAGAAAGCTGTTGGTCTCATCGTGAATGGTTATGCTAAAGAAGTATTGAATCAATTACCAATGGAATTTGCCGTTGAGGCACAGAAATTATTAGCGATCTCCTTAGAAGGGTCGGTAGGATAG
- a CDS encoding Lrp/AsnC family transcriptional regulator, whose amino-acid sequence MSYQPDKTDLKILKLLQENGRITNLQLATNIGLSPAPTLERVRKLENSGFIKSYHAFVDEEKLGLGIKSFIQISLDFHTHNAIPEFVEAVRAIPEVTECHHVTGNCDFMLKVYVKDIKAYEAVIMEKISKIPFVKTFQTMMIMSTSKKEPIVPLEY is encoded by the coding sequence ATGTCTTACCAACCAGATAAAACGGACTTAAAAATCTTGAAGTTGCTTCAGGAAAACGGACGTATCACGAATTTGCAATTGGCGACCAATATTGGACTATCGCCCGCTCCCACTTTGGAACGCGTCCGCAAGCTCGAAAATTCTGGTTTCATCAAAAGTTATCACGCTTTTGTAGATGAAGAAAAATTAGGACTGGGAATTAAATCTTTTATACAAATCTCACTAGACTTTCATACGCATAACGCAATCCCAGAATTTGTCGAAGCTGTACGTGCAATACCGGAAGTTACGGAATGTCATCACGTAACGGGAAACTGCGACTTTATGTTGAAAGTATATGTCAAAGATATTAAGGCATATGAAGCCGTAATCATGGAAAAAATCTCAAAAATACCTTTTGTCAAAACTTTCCAGACGATGATGATTATGTCAACAAGTAAAAAGGAACCAATTGTACCGCTAGAGTATTAA
- a CDS encoding DUF6695 family protein, protein MSYQDSAIILTWPDATIRGDEKWMMFFKKIGIVKNLNFKVGHTGVVLVNHRNGEMFFYDFGRYITPRGYGRARSKDSDPMLEIKVKAKIENSEIQNIEGIVKHFETLKSAMYGEGRLFFSIAKNINFDIAKEYGDQCVQEGTFPYGAVAKNNNNCSRFITRMLMKSSPKYHYWHGINLPETIKASPISNIVNVCNSRMVSSYTPQEGLKTFKMNRWKSFFFLVKQLGDNVFRNKASLLPNDIIIGAVNFRSKPISVPKHAKYLGGVGDGAWYYLNERPDNHIESVVIQHRENLEYVVLGEAVQPIDFHADWEITYDSHMMFTHIIPK, encoded by the coding sequence ATGTCATATCAAGATTCTGCAATCATATTGACATGGCCAGATGCCACCATACGTGGAGATGAAAAATGGATGATGTTTTTCAAAAAAATCGGTATTGTCAAAAACCTGAACTTTAAGGTAGGTCACACCGGAGTCGTTTTGGTAAATCACCGAAACGGAGAAATGTTCTTTTATGACTTTGGAAGATATATTACTCCCAGAGGATACGGCAGAGCAAGGTCAAAAGACTCCGACCCCATGCTCGAAATTAAAGTCAAAGCAAAAATCGAAAATTCCGAAATCCAAAATATCGAAGGAATCGTCAAGCACTTTGAAACATTGAAGTCTGCAATGTATGGTGAAGGTAGATTGTTCTTCAGCATAGCAAAAAACATAAACTTTGATATCGCAAAAGAATATGGCGACCAATGTGTACAAGAAGGAACATTCCCTTATGGTGCAGTAGCAAAAAACAACAATAATTGCTCCCGATTTATTACAAGAATGTTGATGAAATCCTCGCCGAAGTATCACTATTGGCATGGAATTAACCTTCCGGAAACAATTAAAGCAAGCCCCATCAGCAATATTGTTAACGTATGCAATAGCAGAATGGTCAGTAGCTATACCCCACAAGAAGGATTGAAAACCTTCAAAATGAACCGATGGAAATCATTCTTTTTCCTGGTTAAACAATTGGGTGATAACGTATTCAGGAATAAAGCTAGTCTGCTGCCTAATGATATTATAATCGGTGCAGTAAACTTTAGGTCTAAACCAATATCTGTCCCTAAGCATGCTAAATACTTAGGCGGTGTAGGTGATGGAGCTTGGTATTACCTTAACGAAAGACCTGACAACCACATTGAATCAGTCGTTATTCAACACAGGGAAAATCTCGAGTATGTAGTGTTGGGTGAAGCTGTTCAGCCAATAGATTTTCATGCAGATTGGGAAATAACATACGATAGCCATATGATGTTTACTCATATCATCCCAAAATGA
- a CDS encoding uracil-DNA glycosylase family protein, with translation MLFFLLWGSYAIKKSALIDSKKHLILTAVHPSPLSVYRGFFGCAHFSKANEYLRYS, from the coding sequence ATGTTGTTTTTCTTACTTTGGGGAAGTTATGCAATCAAGAAATCGGCTCTGATAGACAGCAAAAAGCATCTTATTTTAACGGCAGTCCATCCTTCACCCCTATCCGTGTATCGTGGGTTTTTCGGCTGTGCTCATTTCTCGAAAGCAAACGAATATTTGAGATATTCATAA